In Ruania zhangjianzhongii, the following proteins share a genomic window:
- a CDS encoding ATP-grasp fold amidoligase family protein has protein sequence MLLDLPQIGLAGIIALVTLGVLVVLNIRARLKALASGVRRAGRGEDSSRSLRQRLRELEGELASVQHERDRLDDLTSASFRQSIRQYIRVVRAEHKLKDPHRSAALQLPHKLRNLEFAASHGVGVPTAYQVWPDIASIDLGALPETFVLKSDGGAGSVAVFPLQRLDDDRYGVIGGKAEYTESELLGHLRSLGRRARAPYFAEELLVAADRAPLPDDVKCYMFYGEVGQILVRKVGEHGDPSTIRLKFVNEQGKDYGPVAVGRTHDETIQVPNSLPEISTAAKHLSRAIGLPFCRVDLYNTSRGIVLGEITRAPSGGNEYFVEDHDEMLGWQWVRASARLEVDLNSGRPAGPVFGTAADLRLYPPSDDPLSPANFGRTTVDCTQWCE, from the coding sequence GTGTTACTCGACCTGCCTCAGATCGGGCTAGCAGGCATCATTGCCCTGGTCACACTCGGCGTCCTGGTGGTCCTCAACATTCGGGCTCGACTCAAAGCCCTTGCCAGCGGCGTCCGCCGTGCCGGTCGAGGTGAGGATTCCTCCCGATCCCTTCGTCAGCGCCTACGCGAACTAGAGGGGGAACTTGCGTCCGTCCAGCACGAGCGTGACCGTCTCGACGACCTGACCAGTGCCTCGTTTCGACAGTCGATCCGGCAGTACATTCGGGTGGTGCGCGCCGAGCATAAGCTCAAAGATCCGCATCGCTCCGCGGCCCTTCAGCTGCCGCACAAGCTACGGAACCTGGAGTTCGCTGCCAGCCACGGCGTCGGGGTCCCCACCGCCTATCAGGTGTGGCCGGACATCGCATCGATTGACCTAGGCGCTCTGCCGGAGACCTTCGTGCTCAAGTCTGACGGGGGCGCAGGCTCAGTCGCTGTCTTCCCCCTGCAACGGCTCGACGACGATCGGTACGGGGTCATTGGCGGGAAGGCCGAATACACCGAGTCCGAGTTGCTAGGACACCTGCGCTCTCTCGGCCGTCGCGCGCGCGCTCCCTACTTTGCCGAGGAGCTGCTCGTCGCTGCGGACCGTGCCCCGCTCCCCGACGACGTCAAGTGCTATATGTTCTACGGCGAGGTTGGACAGATCTTGGTCCGCAAAGTTGGCGAGCACGGTGACCCGTCCACCATCCGGCTCAAGTTCGTTAACGAACAGGGCAAGGACTACGGCCCCGTCGCAGTCGGTAGAACACACGACGAGACCATCCAGGTGCCGAACTCTCTGCCCGAGATCTCCACCGCCGCCAAGCATCTGTCCCGGGCGATCGGACTACCGTTCTGCCGCGTCGATCTCTATAACACTTCGCGCGGGATCGTACTCGGCGAGATCACCCGAGCTCCGAGTGGTGGCAATGAGTATTTCGTCGAGGACCATGATGAGATGCTCGGCTGGCAATGGGTCCGGGCCAGCGCTCGGTTGGAGGTCGACCTGAACTCCGGGCGGCCGGCTGGGCCGGTTTTTGGCACAGCAGCGGATCTACGCCTCTATCCACCTAGTGATGATCCTCTCTCACCGGCCAACTTCGGCCGGACCACCGTGGACTGCACGCAATGGTGCGAATGA
- a CDS encoding glycosyltransferase family 2 protein has translation MTIARSPEADVLSNPVGYTRAALRTRSGAVLDLLARATTRGEHDHTGFAARLRDPAVPSAWFDSRRRATFASLLTALSTDGAHADAALAGWLVLQRARGAAGMGETAQLLLAQLALQAGRRDVVRTVLATGQRLHPTIRHYLEVDLANPYSQAGRPIGNAAGPAAHRVWERLLGEPFAQAGLTPPTVSTTEATFFDGLAAPSSPSTGGPLVSVIMPSYRPDAGLLTSVTSILAQTHAHLELIIVDDASGPSYWPWYERAQALDSRVRVLTLEANGGTYPARNAGLREATGEYIAFQDSDDWSHPERLRRQLDVLQKNPEASGSLSEAIRAMDDLTHQWLGYSPRRRNASSLMIRHEVLAAVGPFDPVRKSADSEFYERIQHAVGPVLDVSQPLAITRLRAGTLSRSDFRYGWMHPERLLYRESYRHWHRTAAELRMPADGTRPFAAPPSFTTARGELDPTEVDVLVVADLSVGAVDLARFDELLQQVASSGLTLGVLHQEDAFQARAQRPDLDPEVLERAARSQCHLLASTTPVDARVVLVPDPHLLLTRREPPPRVHTTAVLTVVRVPTRAEEVLDHLAVSDGCRHAFGRRPRWVTRSERDLTTLTEDGFSGLGLLAEEIELLADEVGMIGEGGGPH, from the coding sequence GTGACGATCGCCCGGAGCCCCGAGGCGGACGTGCTCAGTAACCCCGTGGGTTACACCCGCGCTGCCCTGCGAACCCGGTCCGGGGCGGTATTGGACCTGTTGGCTCGCGCCACCACTCGCGGGGAGCATGACCACACCGGGTTTGCTGCCCGGTTACGCGATCCGGCGGTGCCATCGGCGTGGTTTGACTCCCGTCGTCGAGCCACGTTCGCCTCGTTGCTCACCGCTCTGTCCACCGACGGTGCGCACGCTGACGCAGCCCTGGCGGGCTGGTTGGTGCTCCAGCGGGCGCGTGGCGCCGCGGGTATGGGGGAGACCGCCCAGCTGCTGCTCGCGCAGCTGGCGCTGCAGGCCGGTCGCCGGGACGTGGTGCGTACGGTGCTTGCCACGGGGCAACGCTTGCACCCCACGATCCGGCACTATCTCGAGGTGGACCTGGCCAACCCGTACTCGCAGGCCGGTCGACCGATCGGCAACGCCGCCGGACCGGCTGCGCACCGGGTGTGGGAACGGCTCCTGGGTGAGCCGTTCGCCCAGGCCGGTTTGACGCCCCCCACGGTGAGCACCACAGAGGCGACGTTCTTCGACGGGCTCGCTGCGCCGTCGTCGCCCTCCACCGGAGGACCGTTGGTGAGTGTGATCATGCCCTCCTACCGCCCGGACGCCGGTCTGCTCACCTCGGTCACATCGATCCTGGCGCAGACGCACGCGCACCTGGAGCTGATCATCGTCGACGACGCTTCCGGCCCGAGTTACTGGCCCTGGTATGAGCGGGCGCAGGCTCTGGATTCCCGGGTGCGGGTGCTCACCCTGGAGGCCAACGGCGGTACGTATCCGGCGCGCAACGCCGGACTCCGAGAAGCTACCGGGGAGTACATCGCCTTCCAGGACAGCGACGACTGGTCCCACCCGGAGCGGTTGCGCAGACAGCTCGACGTGCTGCAGAAGAATCCGGAGGCGAGCGGATCTCTCAGTGAGGCGATTCGCGCGATGGACGACCTGACCCACCAGTGGCTGGGGTACTCGCCGCGCCGGCGGAACGCCTCATCCCTGATGATCCGCCATGAGGTGCTGGCAGCGGTGGGTCCGTTCGACCCCGTGCGCAAGAGCGCCGATTCAGAGTTCTACGAACGGATCCAGCACGCCGTCGGCCCGGTGCTCGACGTGTCGCAGCCGCTGGCCATCACCCGGTTGCGGGCGGGCACGCTCTCTCGGTCGGACTTCCGGTACGGGTGGATGCACCCGGAGCGGCTGCTCTACCGGGAGAGCTATCGGCACTGGCACCGCACCGCTGCGGAGCTGCGGATGCCGGCCGACGGAACCCGGCCGTTCGCTGCGCCACCATCGTTCACCACAGCGCGCGGAGAGCTCGACCCGACGGAGGTGGACGTGCTCGTGGTGGCCGACCTCTCCGTCGGTGCGGTGGACCTGGCCCGGTTCGACGAGCTACTCCAGCAGGTGGCGAGCAGTGGGCTGACACTCGGCGTGCTCCACCAGGAGGACGCCTTCCAGGCCCGGGCGCAGCGCCCTGACCTGGACCCGGAGGTGCTGGAGCGCGCCGCGCGCTCGCAGTGTCACCTGCTCGCCTCGACCACGCCGGTGGATGCCCGGGTGGTGCTGGTGCCAGATCCGCATCTGTTGCTCACCCGCCGCGAGCCGCCCCCGCGGGTGCACACGACGGCGGTGCTCACCGTGGTGAGAGTGCCCACCCGTGCTGAGGAGGTGCTCGACCACCTCGCCGTGTCCGACGGCTGTCGGCACGCCTTCGGCCGCCGCCCGCGCTGGGTGACCCGCTCCGAGCGGGACCTGACCACCCTCACCGAGGACGGGTTCAGCGGACTGGGCCTGCTCGCCGAGGAGATCGAACTGCTCGCTGACGAGGTCGGTATGATCGGCGAGGGCGGTGGACCGCACTGA
- a CDS encoding glycosyltransferase, whose translation MKERALSTAAVHADHARLAGRDPAALAATLLRTRSVAGREVLAHLASLGRLSSAEIAALPYRGLDARGVRNLLDPQWAAELARVLALQTGDLDEQRAALDLFEALAEAGGLRALGDHSTLYLQLLMRHRRREQLEHLLVSADIPGRQHRGIVADLQNPFLPGGPEVTGPWLAELSSAVLKRSFAPLELLPGNAAPLDRVGAELGVPVTGGPLITVIMAAHNPGAELLTAARSIRDQTWQRWELLVIDDASTAAAPGIWTQVRALDERVRVIHKAVNGGTYRARNTALAQARGELVTYLDSDDWAHPAYLATGAAPLLSSPGVPATRGWGARVSANLEVTRPGYQVVVPAATSLMFRREQVMARIGFYDPVYKAADTEFARRLEAAFGRAITLTTKAALTLMRADPDSLSASDFAAGWRHGSRNEYTQAHRDFHDQIRAGRSAYLDPLAERPFPAPRRWSTRLADAHAPAPRFDVVFAGDWRRHGGPQNSMLAEIAACRADGLRVGIMHLEALRFMTRRNDGLCLPVRELLAAGEVEWIHLDDRASIGTLLLRYPPILQYPPHTLAAVRPERVLIVANQAPCEPDGSDQRYVPADVTANATTLFGVPPTWVPQGPTVRRALERAGGAALADWDNTGLIDTEAWEVRRNRALGRPLVVGRYSRDDAIKFPASAEELLTAYAFAATVRVRMMGATSTVPRLLRQAGRSVRVPGNWELLPHKSQDVREFLAGLDFFVYLDNPRANEAFGRVILEAAASGVLTIVSPKHRDTFGDAVLYAEPDEAVALVDRLVADPAAYAAQVELSRRRVSEQFGYAGFATRMRSLAGESAAASRLPRGPEWAVQVAPDRHLPLPAHDGVAERVMSVAVRTLADGQRAGRLDLVHPRSAPPAEVQAALVAALAELEQQPARPVAESGVQATADTVGS comes from the coding sequence GTGAAGGAGCGTGCACTGAGCACTGCGGCAGTGCATGCAGACCACGCCCGACTAGCCGGTCGCGACCCGGCGGCACTCGCCGCCACACTGCTGCGCACCCGGTCCGTGGCCGGGCGCGAGGTGCTCGCACACCTGGCGAGTCTGGGCCGGCTCTCCTCAGCGGAGATCGCTGCACTGCCCTATCGAGGCCTGGACGCACGGGGGGTGCGCAACTTGCTGGATCCGCAGTGGGCGGCCGAGCTCGCTCGCGTCCTGGCGCTGCAGACCGGTGACCTGGACGAACAGCGGGCAGCGTTGGACCTGTTCGAGGCCCTCGCCGAGGCGGGCGGGCTCCGTGCTCTCGGTGATCACAGCACGCTCTACCTGCAGCTTCTGATGCGTCATCGCCGGCGCGAGCAGCTGGAGCATCTGCTCGTCAGCGCCGATATTCCCGGCCGTCAGCACCGCGGCATCGTGGCGGATCTGCAGAACCCGTTCCTGCCCGGCGGCCCGGAGGTGACCGGACCCTGGTTGGCCGAGCTCAGCAGCGCGGTGCTGAAGCGTTCCTTCGCTCCCCTCGAGCTACTGCCGGGCAACGCAGCACCGCTGGACCGAGTCGGCGCCGAGCTGGGCGTCCCGGTGACCGGTGGCCCGCTGATCACGGTCATCATGGCAGCCCACAATCCTGGTGCCGAGCTGCTGACCGCGGCGCGATCGATCCGGGACCAGACCTGGCAGCGCTGGGAGCTGTTGGTGATCGACGATGCGTCCACCGCTGCCGCACCTGGTATCTGGACACAGGTACGGGCACTCGATGAGCGGGTGCGGGTCATTCACAAGGCAGTCAACGGCGGCACCTACCGCGCCCGGAACACCGCGCTAGCCCAAGCGCGCGGCGAGCTGGTCACGTACCTCGACTCCGACGACTGGGCCCACCCGGCCTACCTGGCCACCGGTGCCGCACCGTTGCTGAGCTCGCCCGGAGTACCCGCCACCCGAGGCTGGGGAGCGCGGGTGAGCGCGAACCTCGAGGTCACCCGGCCCGGATACCAGGTGGTGGTGCCGGCAGCTACGTCGCTGATGTTCCGGCGTGAGCAGGTGATGGCCCGGATCGGGTTCTACGACCCGGTCTACAAGGCTGCCGACACCGAGTTCGCCCGACGCCTGGAGGCCGCGTTCGGCCGTGCGATCACACTGACCACGAAGGCTGCGCTGACGCTGATGCGGGCAGATCCGGACTCCTTGTCCGCCTCGGACTTCGCTGCCGGCTGGCGGCACGGGTCCCGGAACGAGTACACCCAGGCACACCGGGACTTTCATGACCAGATCCGCGCTGGCCGGTCCGCCTATCTCGATCCGCTCGCGGAGCGCCCGTTCCCGGCGCCGCGGCGGTGGTCCACCCGGCTGGCCGACGCTCATGCGCCCGCTCCCAGGTTCGACGTCGTGTTCGCCGGGGACTGGCGCCGGCATGGCGGTCCGCAGAACTCGATGTTGGCGGAGATCGCTGCCTGCCGGGCCGACGGACTACGGGTGGGCATCATGCACCTGGAGGCGCTGCGATTCATGACCCGGCGCAACGACGGGCTCTGCCTCCCCGTGCGTGAACTCCTCGCCGCCGGCGAGGTGGAGTGGATCCATCTCGACGACCGCGCCAGTATCGGCACCCTCCTGCTGCGCTATCCCCCAATCCTGCAATACCCACCGCACACGCTGGCTGCTGTCCGGCCGGAGCGGGTGCTGATCGTGGCGAACCAGGCGCCGTGTGAACCTGATGGGTCTGACCAGCGGTACGTGCCGGCGGACGTCACCGCAAACGCCACCACGTTGTTCGGGGTGCCGCCCACCTGGGTGCCCCAGGGACCCACAGTGCGACGCGCGCTGGAGCGTGCCGGCGGGGCGGCGCTGGCGGACTGGGACAACACCGGGCTGATCGACACCGAGGCCTGGGAGGTGCGCCGGAACCGGGCGCTGGGTCGGCCGCTGGTCGTGGGCCGCTACTCGCGGGACGATGCGATCAAGTTTCCAGCGTCGGCCGAGGAGCTCCTCACGGCGTACGCCTTCGCGGCCACGGTGCGGGTGCGGATGATGGGCGCGACCAGCACTGTGCCCCGGTTGCTGCGCCAGGCGGGCCGGAGCGTGCGTGTCCCGGGCAACTGGGAGCTGTTGCCGCACAAGTCCCAGGACGTGCGCGAGTTCTTGGCCGGGCTGGACTTTTTCGTCTACCTGGACAACCCGCGCGCGAACGAGGCGTTTGGCCGGGTGATCCTGGAGGCAGCGGCTAGTGGTGTGCTGACGATCGTCTCGCCCAAGCACCGGGACACCTTCGGCGACGCGGTGCTCTATGCCGAACCGGACGAGGCGGTAGCGCTCGTGGATCGGTTGGTGGCCGACCCAGCCGCCTATGCGGCCCAGGTCGAGCTCTCCCGGCGTCGGGTGTCCGAGCAGTTCGGTTACGCCGGTTTCGCTACCCGGATGCGGTCGCTGGCCGGTGAGAGCGCTGCGGCATCGCGGCTCCCCCGGGGCCCCGAGTGGGCAGTTCAGGTGGCCCCAGACCGTCACCTGCCGCTTCCCGCCCACGACGGCGTGGCTGAGCGGGTGATGTCAGTCGCCGTGCGCACGCTCGCCGATGGGCAGCGGGCCGGTCGGCTCGATCTGGTGCACCCGCGGTCGGCTCCACCGGCGGAGGTCCAGGCGGCTCTGGTCGCCGCGCTGGCGGAGCTGGAACAGCAGCCTGCACGGCCCGTTGCCGAGAGCGGCGTGCAGGCGACGGCTGACACCGTCGGCTCATGA
- a CDS encoding low molecular weight protein-tyrosine-phosphatase: protein MSVLPDPDYRVLVVCTGNICRSPMAEVVLTERFDDAGLSQRVRVDSAGISDEEHGNPIDSRAQQELRERGYPVPHHTARQVTAADAERYDLFLAMTGQHVRGLRRVGVPEEKIRLYRSYPPDGSGGDVPDPWYGDQGGFTRCLDTIEEIAPEIVADVGDALPADD from the coding sequence ATGAGTGTGCTGCCCGACCCGGACTACCGCGTGCTGGTGGTCTGTACCGGCAACATCTGCCGCTCGCCGATGGCCGAGGTGGTGCTCACCGAGCGCTTCGACGACGCCGGACTGTCTCAGCGGGTCCGGGTGGACTCGGCGGGGATCAGCGATGAGGAGCATGGCAACCCGATCGATTCACGTGCCCAGCAGGAACTGCGCGAGCGGGGCTACCCGGTGCCGCACCACACGGCCCGGCAGGTTACCGCTGCAGATGCCGAGCGTTACGACCTGTTCCTGGCGATGACCGGGCAGCATGTCCGCGGGCTGCGCCGCGTGGGGGTGCCGGAGGAGAAGATCCGGCTGTACCGGTCCTATCCGCCGGACGGCAGTGGCGGGGACGTTCCCGACCCCTGGTACGGCGACCAGGGCGGCTTCACCCGCTGCCTGGACACGATCGAGGAGATCGCACCGGAGATCGTGGCCGACGTCGGGGACGCACTGCCTGCGGATGATTAG
- a CDS encoding nucleotide sugar dehydrogenase produces MRITVVAMGKIGLPLAVQFASRGHEVIGVDVNQAVVDQVNAGTEPFPGEADLDAKLAEEVAAGRLRASTDYADAVPGSDAVVVVVPLFVDDDTWEPDFGWMDSATRSLATHLTPGTLVSYETTLPVGTTRTRWKPMIEEISGLTEGEDFHLVFSPERVLTGRVFTDLRRYPKLIGGLSEAGARAAAAFYTDVLTFDDRPDLDRPNGVWDLGSSEAAEMAKLAETTYRDVNIALANQFGTFAAAHGIDVHEVIAASNSQPYSHIHRPGIAVGGHCIPVYPRLYLWTDPDASVVRTAREANMAMPAYTVGLLTGALGDLAGKTVVVLGASYRGGVKETAFSGVFPTVAALTEAGARAVVHDPMFTDEELTAHGLDAYHLGEPADAAIVQADHREYTELGPSDLPGIQVLVDGRHLTDPARWDGVRHLSIGVG; encoded by the coding sequence TTGAGGATCACCGTCGTCGCGATGGGAAAGATCGGCCTCCCGCTGGCCGTGCAGTTTGCCTCCCGGGGGCATGAGGTGATCGGCGTGGACGTGAACCAGGCCGTGGTGGACCAGGTGAACGCGGGCACCGAGCCGTTCCCTGGTGAGGCAGACCTCGATGCCAAGCTCGCCGAGGAGGTGGCTGCCGGCCGGCTGCGCGCCAGCACTGACTACGCCGACGCCGTCCCCGGTAGCGATGCCGTAGTGGTGGTGGTCCCGTTGTTCGTGGACGACGACACCTGGGAGCCGGACTTCGGCTGGATGGACAGCGCCACCCGGTCCCTGGCCACGCACCTGACGCCCGGCACGCTCGTCTCCTACGAGACGACCCTGCCGGTGGGCACCACCCGCACCCGGTGGAAGCCGATGATCGAGGAGATCTCCGGGCTGACGGAGGGGGAGGACTTCCACCTGGTGTTCTCCCCGGAGCGGGTCCTCACCGGGCGGGTGTTCACCGACTTGCGCCGCTACCCGAAGCTGATCGGGGGGCTCAGCGAGGCAGGGGCTCGCGCGGCAGCGGCGTTCTACACCGACGTGCTCACCTTCGACGACCGGCCGGACCTGGACCGCCCGAACGGGGTGTGGGACCTGGGCAGTTCCGAGGCAGCGGAGATGGCCAAGCTTGCCGAGACCACCTACCGGGACGTCAACATCGCGCTGGCGAACCAGTTCGGCACGTTCGCCGCTGCGCACGGCATCGACGTGCACGAGGTGATCGCCGCCTCGAACTCCCAGCCGTACTCGCACATCCACCGGCCCGGGATCGCTGTGGGCGGGCACTGCATCCCGGTCTACCCGCGGCTGTACCTGTGGACCGACCCGGACGCGAGCGTGGTGCGCACCGCTCGCGAGGCGAACATGGCGATGCCCGCCTACACCGTGGGCCTACTCACCGGCGCCCTTGGGGACCTGGCCGGGAAGACCGTCGTGGTCCTGGGCGCCTCCTACCGTGGCGGGGTGAAGGAGACCGCGTTCTCCGGAGTGTTCCCCACTGTGGCTGCACTGACCGAAGCAGGGGCCCGGGCGGTGGTGCACGACCCGATGTTCACCGACGAGGAACTCACCGCCCACGGCCTGGACGCCTACCACCTGGGTGAGCCGGCCGATGCGGCGATCGTCCAGGCTGACCACCGCGAGTACACCGAGCTCGGCCCGAGCGATCTGCCCGGGATCCAGGTGCTCGTGGACGGGCGCCACCTCACCGACCCGGCCCGGTGGGATGGCGTTCGGCACCTGAGCATCGGCGTCGGCTGA
- a CDS encoding acyltransferase family protein: MGSRVEAAAGAGATGAGREAGGRVRGGGGFRPDIEGLRAVAIGLVLVYHAGVVELVPGGFVGVDVFFVISGFLITGLLIRELERDGRVSLGRFYARRAKRLLPAAGLVLVVTAALTWASVSVVQWRTFGGDIVGAALYVVNWVLAGRSVDYLAEGVGVSPVQHFWSLAVEEQFYIVWPLLLVLVGWWVRRRSGARLRPVMGVAIGLVIVPSLIWSVVMTASNPEAAFFVTPTRLWELGVGALVAIGATWWLRVPRLVAVVLGWAGLVAVIASGVFLSSAVAWPGYAAVWPVLGTAAVIVAGYTSGRAGAAGLLSWKPAVWVGGLSYSLYLWHWPLLVAAAGFWGELGGKRGLLVAGASFIPAYLSYRFVENPFRFAKPIAKSNRLALSMGANFSLAGVAAGLVLMLVVPQVGTNPQEEQAAAGAQAVGSGTEPPAGSLASLASVEWFVPAATQATEDIPPPAAQECHAGQQTSEAQMCELGDPDGDMTIAMVGDSKMLQWWSAVDQVAQDQGWRVISFTKSSCAFSAGMEVRSGEPDTTCAQWNENVLAELLELDPDVVLTSGRSSEALEDWNDPDSGSRAAMADALVEQWTPLTDAEIPLIALLDNPSPNGNVYECVAEHPDDLAECAFGLDNAIDSSGASAQLVAAERVDGVQTIDMSPVICPEDNVCVPVIGNVLVYRQGSHLTDTFVRTTSSRLEEELVAAVAAAE; encoded by the coding sequence ATGGGTTCGCGTGTCGAGGCGGCGGCTGGGGCTGGGGCAACCGGTGCTGGGCGAGAGGCTGGCGGCAGGGTGCGTGGGGGTGGGGGTTTTCGGCCTGATATTGAGGGGCTTCGGGCTGTGGCGATTGGTTTGGTGCTGGTCTATCACGCTGGGGTGGTGGAGTTGGTGCCTGGGGGGTTTGTGGGGGTTGATGTCTTTTTTGTGATTTCGGGGTTTTTGATCACGGGGTTGTTGATTCGGGAGCTCGAGCGTGATGGTCGGGTGTCGTTGGGCCGGTTTTATGCGCGTCGGGCGAAGCGGTTGTTGCCGGCTGCTGGGTTGGTGTTGGTGGTCACGGCGGCCTTGACGTGGGCGTCGGTGTCGGTGGTGCAGTGGCGCACTTTTGGTGGGGACATCGTGGGTGCGGCGTTGTATGTGGTGAATTGGGTTCTTGCTGGGCGGTCGGTGGATTATCTGGCTGAGGGTGTGGGGGTTTCGCCGGTTCAGCATTTTTGGTCGTTGGCGGTGGAGGAGCAGTTCTACATCGTGTGGCCGTTGTTGTTGGTGTTGGTGGGCTGGTGGGTGCGTCGGCGCAGTGGTGCGCGGTTGCGGCCGGTGATGGGGGTGGCGATCGGGTTGGTGATCGTGCCTTCGTTGATCTGGTCGGTGGTGATGACGGCTTCGAATCCGGAGGCGGCGTTCTTTGTGACTCCGACGCGGTTGTGGGAGTTGGGTGTGGGGGCGTTGGTCGCGATCGGGGCCACGTGGTGGTTGCGGGTGCCGCGGTTGGTTGCGGTGGTGTTGGGTTGGGCTGGTTTGGTCGCGGTGATCGCGAGTGGGGTGTTCCTGAGTAGTGCGGTGGCGTGGCCGGGGTATGCGGCGGTGTGGCCGGTACTGGGTACTGCTGCGGTGATTGTGGCGGGGTATACCTCGGGTCGGGCGGGTGCGGCGGGGTTGTTGTCGTGGAAGCCGGCGGTGTGGGTGGGGGGCCTGTCGTATTCGTTGTATTTGTGGCACTGGCCGTTGTTGGTTGCTGCTGCTGGTTTCTGGGGTGAGCTCGGTGGCAAGCGGGGGCTGCTGGTCGCTGGGGCGAGTTTCATCCCGGCGTACTTGTCCTACAGGTTTGTGGAGAACCCGTTCCGGTTCGCCAAGCCGATCGCGAAGTCGAACCGGTTGGCGTTGTCGATGGGAGCCAACTTCTCCCTCGCCGGAGTCGCCGCCGGACTCGTGCTAATGCTCGTGGTTCCGCAGGTGGGGACCAACCCCCAAGAAGAACAAGCAGCAGCCGGAGCACAGGCGGTCGGTTCCGGAACCGAACCGCCAGCCGGGTCGTTGGCGAGCCTGGCATCCGTGGAATGGTTCGTTCCGGCCGCAACCCAGGCAACCGAGGATATTCCCCCGCCGGCAGCACAGGAGTGCCACGCAGGTCAGCAGACCTCGGAGGCGCAAATGTGCGAGTTGGGCGACCCGGACGGCGATATGACCATCGCCATGGTGGGTGATTCCAAGATGCTGCAGTGGTGGTCCGCGGTGGATCAGGTCGCTCAAGACCAGGGCTGGCGGGTCATCTCGTTCACCAAGTCCTCCTGCGCGTTCAGTGCCGGGATGGAAGTACGGTCAGGCGAGCCCGACACCACCTGTGCGCAGTGGAACGAGAATGTGCTCGCTGAACTGCTCGAGCTCGACCCGGACGTCGTCCTCACCTCCGGCCGGTCTTCCGAGGCGCTGGAGGACTGGAACGATCCGGACAGCGGCTCACGCGCGGCGATGGCCGACGCTCTCGTCGAACAGTGGACACCACTGACCGACGCTGAGATCCCCCTCATCGCCCTGCTAGACAATCCGAGTCCCAACGGGAACGTGTACGAATGCGTCGCCGAGCATCCGGACGACCTTGCTGAGTGTGCCTTCGGCCTCGACAACGCTATCGACAGCAGCGGAGCCTCAGCGCAGTTGGTCGCCGCTGAGCGGGTCGACGGGGTCCAGACCATCGACATGAGCCCCGTGATCTGTCCCGAGGACAACGTCTGTGTTCCGGTGATCGGAAACGTCCTGGTCTACCGCCAGGGCTCACACCTGACCGACACATTTGTCCGTACCACGTCGAGTCGATTGGAAGAGGAACTCGTCGCAGCAGTGGCCGCGGCCGAATAG
- a CDS encoding amidohydrolase — protein MTDARILAITGGHVVPVNAPDLPGGTVVITDGVISAVGGSDTAVPDGAETIDARGKWVLPGFVESHAHLGVAEDGEGWSGDDTNEMTDPNGARFRALDGIDIEEVGFRDALAGGVTTAVVKPGSGNPIGGRTVAIKTWGGRTVDEQLIRADVSVKSALGENPKRVYGEKKETPSTRLGVAAVLREAFVAAQNYAAARAHAESKGEPFARNLTHETLVAVLDGELAWDQHCHRHDDMATAIRIAEEFGYRLVINHGTEGHKIADVLAEKNIPVIFGPMFTSRVKVELRDRAIGNLAAIAAAGVQVAITTDHPVVPINFLVHQATLAVKEGLPREVALQALTANPAQILGLADRVGALEAGRDGDVVVWDADPLEIGARSEHVIIGGTVVQQPTPDGGTQVVERGERFR, from the coding sequence ATGACTGACGCACGCATCCTGGCCATCACCGGCGGCCATGTGGTCCCGGTGAACGCACCTGACCTCCCCGGCGGCACTGTGGTGATCACCGATGGGGTGATCAGCGCTGTCGGGGGTTCCGACACCGCTGTCCCGGACGGCGCCGAGACGATCGACGCACGCGGCAAGTGGGTGTTGCCGGGGTTCGTGGAGTCGCACGCGCACCTGGGCGTCGCTGAGGACGGTGAGGGCTGGTCCGGTGACGACACGAACGAGATGACCGATCCGAACGGTGCCCGCTTCCGCGCTCTGGACGGTATCGACATCGAGGAGGTCGGCTTCCGCGATGCGCTCGCCGGCGGGGTGACCACGGCCGTCGTCAAGCCCGGGTCGGGGAACCCGATCGGTGGCCGCACGGTGGCGATCAAGACGTGGGGCGGGCGGACCGTGGACGAGCAGCTGATTCGCGCGGACGTCTCGGTGAAGTCGGCGCTGGGGGAGAACCCGAAACGCGTCTACGGGGAGAAGAAGGAGACTCCGTCCACGCGGCTCGGGGTGGCCGCCGTGCTCCGGGAGGCGTTCGTGGCCGCGCAGAACTATGCCGCGGCACGGGCGCACGCCGAGAGCAAGGGGGAGCCGTTCGCTCGCAACCTCACCCACGAGACGCTGGTGGCTGTGCTCGACGGCGAGCTCGCCTGGGACCAGCACTGCCACCGCCATGACGATATGGCCACCGCGATCCGCATTGCCGAGGAGTTCGGCTACCGGTTAGTGATCAACCACGGCACCGAGGGGCACAAGATCGCCGACGTGCTCGCAGAGAAGAACATCCCGGTGATCTTCGGCCCGATGTTCACCTCCCGGGTGAAGGTCGAGCTGCGTGATCGGGCGATCGGCAACCTGGCCGCGATCGCGGCTGCGGGGGTGCAGGTGGCGATCACCACCGACCACCCGGTGGTGCCGATCAACTTCCTGGTGCACCAGGCCACGCTTGCGGTCAAGGAGGGGCTCCCGCGGGAGGTGGCGCTGCAGGCGTTGACCGCCAATCCGGCCCAGATCCTCGGCCTCGCCGATCGGGTGGGCGCCCTGGAGGCCGGCCGGGACGGGGACGTGGTGGTCTGGGACGCGGACCCGCTGGAGATCGGCGCCCGTAGTGAGCACGTGATCATCGGCGGCACGGTGGTGCAGCAGCCCACGCCCGACGGCGGAACTCAGGTCGTGGAGCGCGGCGAACGGTTTCGCTGA